A section of the Candidatus Rokuibacteriota bacterium genome encodes:
- the gatC gene encoding Asp-tRNA(Asn)/Glu-tRNA(Gln) amidotransferase subunit GatC, translating to MSEPKISIEQVEHVARLARLELSAADKERMRRELDAILSYIDTLQALPTEGVEPTSHAVPLINVMREDEPEPSFPQADMLANAPEPSGEAFRVPRIIEE from the coding sequence GTGAGTGAGCCGAAGATCTCGATCGAGCAGGTGGAGCACGTGGCGCGCCTGGCGCGACTCGAGCTCTCCGCCGCCGACAAGGAGCGGATGCGCCGCGAGCTGGACGCGATCCTCTCCTACATCGACACGCTGCAGGCGCTCCCCACCGAGGGCGTGGAGCCGACCTCCCATGCCGTCCCGCTCATCAACGTGATGCGGGAGGACGAGCCCGAGCCCTCCTTCCCGCAGGCGGACATGCTGGCCAACGCCCCCGAGCCGAGCGGCGAAGCCTTCCGCGTGCCCCGGATCATCGAGGAGTAG
- the gatA gene encoding Asp-tRNA(Asn)/Glu-tRNA(Gln) amidotransferase subunit GatA, translating into MLTRLTIEELGARFRRGEATPSQAAAAYLERIAALDGRVKAYLTVTRDTALGQAAAADARLAAGRPLSPLDGVPVAVKDLLCTRGIRTTCGSRILETFVPPYDATVVARLRAAGAVLLGKLNMDEFAMGSSTEHSAFFPTRNPWDLGRVPGGSSGGSAAAAAGDLAAATLGSDTGGSIRQPAAFCGAVGLKPTYGRVSRYGLVAFASSLDQIGPFAKTVADAALVLGVIAGADRRDSTSVDVPVPDYRAALAGGVEGLRVGIPAEYFIEGLDPEVEAAVQTAIAVLRGLGAKTEGVSLPHTRYGLPAYYLIAPAEASSNLARYDGVKYGLRAPGGRHLVEMYGRTRAAGFGAEVKRRILLGAYALSAGYYDAYYGKAQRVRTLIRRDFQQAFERVDVLAAPTTPGVAFRLGEKTDPLQMYLNDILTIPVNLAGLPGVSVPAGFTQAGLPIGLQLIGRPYDEATVLRAAHAYQQATEWHRRKPPLDPAPR; encoded by the coding sequence ATGCTCACCCGCCTCACCATCGAGGAGCTGGGGGCGCGCTTCCGGCGCGGCGAAGCGACCCCGAGCCAGGCGGCGGCGGCGTACCTCGAGCGCATCGCCGCCCTCGACGGGCGGGTGAAAGCCTATCTCACGGTGACGCGGGACACGGCCCTCGGCCAGGCGGCGGCGGCCGACGCGCGCCTCGCGGCCGGCCGGCCGCTGTCGCCGCTCGACGGCGTGCCCGTCGCGGTCAAGGACCTGCTCTGCACACGTGGCATCCGGACGACGTGCGGCTCCCGGATCCTCGAGACCTTCGTGCCGCCCTATGACGCCACGGTGGTGGCCCGCCTCCGCGCGGCGGGCGCCGTCCTCCTCGGCAAGCTGAACATGGACGAGTTCGCCATGGGCTCTTCGACGGAGCACTCGGCCTTCTTCCCGACGCGGAACCCCTGGGACCTGGGCCGGGTGCCTGGCGGCTCCTCCGGCGGCTCGGCGGCGGCGGCCGCAGGCGATCTCGCGGCGGCGACGCTCGGGTCGGACACCGGCGGCTCCATCCGGCAGCCAGCGGCCTTCTGCGGCGCCGTGGGGCTCAAGCCCACCTATGGGCGCGTGTCCCGCTACGGGCTCGTCGCCTTCGCCTCGTCGCTGGACCAGATCGGCCCCTTCGCGAAGACGGTGGCGGATGCGGCCCTCGTGCTCGGTGTCATCGCGGGCGCTGATCGCCGGGATTCGACCTCGGTGGACGTCCCCGTGCCCGACTACCGGGCGGCCCTGGCGGGCGGCGTCGAGGGGCTCAGGGTCGGCATCCCCGCCGAGTACTTCATCGAAGGACTCGATCCCGAGGTGGAGGCGGCCGTGCAGACGGCGATCGCGGTGCTGCGCGGCCTCGGGGCCAAAACGGAGGGCGTGTCGCTGCCGCACACCCGCTACGGGCTGCCGGCCTACTACCTCATCGCTCCTGCCGAGGCCTCGTCCAACCTGGCGCGCTACGATGGCGTGAAGTACGGCCTCCGCGCGCCCGGCGGGCGCCACCTCGTCGAGATGTACGGCCGGACGCGAGCGGCGGGTTTCGGGGCCGAGGTCAAGCGCCGGATCCTGCTCGGCGCCTACGCGCTGTCGGCGGGCTACTACGATGCCTACTACGGCAAGGCCCAGCGCGTGCGGACGCTGATCCGCCGGGACTTCCAGCAGGCCTTCGAGCGTGTGGACGTGCTTGCAGCGCCCACAACACCCGGCGTGGCCTTCAGGCTCGGCGAGAAGACGGACCCGCTGCAGATGTACCTGAACGACATCCTCACCATCCCCGTGAACCTGGCGGGGCTCCCCGGGGTCTCCGTGCCTGCGGGCTTCACGCAGGCGGGGCTCCCCATCGGGCTGCAGCTCATCGGGCGGCCCTACGACGAGGCCACGGTGCTGCGGGCCGCCCACGCCTACCAGCAGGCCACCGAGTGGCATCGCCGGAAGCCACCGCTGGACCCGGCGCCCCGATGA
- the gatB gene encoding Asp-tRNA(Asn)/Glu-tRNA(Gln) amidotransferase subunit GatB, with the protein MDKLETVIGLEVHAQLLTRSKMFCGCSTAFGAAPNSQTCPVCQGMPGVLPVINRSAVELGIRTALALGCRINEHNRFARKHYYYPDMPKNYQISQYEEPLAEHGVLAIEVGGTPRAIGIQRVHLEEDVGKLVHEGALETAPSSTVDFNRAGVPLMEIVSKPELRSPEEAAGYLRALRTILLYLGVCDGNMEEGSLRCDANISLRPPGSQEYGVKVEIKNMNSFRNVQHALEHEVRRQGNALGAGEQVVQETRLWDPERGRTVSMRSKEYAHDYRYFPEPDLPPLRVAAAWVEAIRAGLPELPAARRQRFAATYGLSAYDADLLTQGRALADYFEAAVQAQGRPKAVANWVLNELLRELPADDDRAVAACPIPPQNLAGLLRLIDDGAISGKMAKDVFETMFRSGQDAPSIVAREGLTQVADAGELSRVVDQVLAANPKVVEDWRSGKKAALGFLVGQVMKATQGRANPGLVNRLLGEKLPTG; encoded by the coding sequence ATGGATAAGCTAGAGACCGTCATCGGGCTCGAGGTCCACGCCCAGCTCCTGACCCGGAGCAAGATGTTCTGCGGTTGCTCCACCGCCTTCGGCGCGGCACCCAACAGCCAGACCTGCCCCGTGTGCCAGGGCATGCCGGGCGTGCTGCCGGTGATCAACCGGAGCGCCGTGGAGCTCGGCATCAGGACGGCGCTGGCGCTGGGGTGTCGCATCAACGAGCACAACCGCTTCGCCCGCAAGCACTACTACTACCCCGACATGCCGAAGAACTACCAGATCAGCCAGTACGAGGAGCCGCTGGCGGAGCACGGCGTCCTGGCCATCGAGGTGGGCGGGACCCCGCGCGCCATCGGCATCCAGCGGGTCCACCTCGAGGAGGACGTGGGAAAGCTCGTCCACGAGGGCGCCCTCGAGACGGCCCCGTCGAGCACCGTGGACTTCAACCGGGCCGGCGTCCCGCTCATGGAGATCGTCTCCAAGCCAGAGCTCCGGAGCCCCGAGGAGGCCGCCGGCTACCTGCGAGCGCTCCGGACCATCCTCCTCTATCTGGGCGTCTGCGACGGGAACATGGAGGAGGGGTCACTCCGCTGTGACGCCAACATCTCGCTCCGGCCGCCGGGCAGCCAGGAGTACGGCGTCAAGGTGGAGATCAAGAACATGAACTCCTTCCGCAACGTGCAGCATGCTCTCGAGCACGAGGTGAGGCGCCAGGGGAACGCGCTCGGCGCGGGGGAGCAGGTCGTTCAGGAGACGCGGCTGTGGGATCCGGAGCGCGGCCGGACCGTGTCCATGCGCTCCAAGGAGTATGCCCACGACTACCGCTACTTCCCGGAACCCGACCTGCCGCCGCTCCGGGTCGCCGCCGCCTGGGTCGAGGCCATCCGCGCTGGCCTGCCGGAGCTGCCGGCCGCTCGGCGCCAGCGCTTCGCCGCGACCTACGGGCTGTCGGCGTACGACGCCGACCTGCTCACCCAGGGCCGGGCGCTGGCCGATTACTTCGAAGCCGCCGTCCAGGCGCAAGGCCGGCCCAAGGCCGTCGCCAACTGGGTGCTGAACGAGCTTCTGCGCGAGCTTCCCGCGGATGACGACCGTGCCGTGGCAGCCTGTCCGATTCCGCCCCAGAACCTGGCCGGGCTGCTCCGGCTGATCGACGACGGGGCGATCAGCGGCAAGATGGCCAAGGACGTCTTCGAAACGATGTTCCGCAGCGGCCAGGACGCCCCGTCCATCGTCGCGCGCGAGGGGCTGACCCAGGTTGCCGACGCCGGAGAGCTCTCCCGTGTCGTGGACCAGGTGCTGGCCGCCAACCCGAAGGTTGTCGAGGACTGGCGCTCGGGGAAGAAGGCCGCGCTGGGCTTCCTCGTGGGGCAGGTCATGAAGGCCACGCAGGGACGAGCCAACCCCGGGCTGGTCAACAGGCTGCTGGGGGAAAAACTTCCGACAGGTTAA
- a CDS encoding ATP-binding cassette domain-containing protein, with the protein MIRLHHVAKLYEVGPATLPALTDVSFSVGKGEFVVLSGPSGAGKTTLLRLLYRDERPSEGDIEVAGFDVVNLRRAQVALLRRSVGIVFQDAKLLAGRTVLENVAFVLRVLGAPRGEITPRAFQALKAVGLSARAQAYPAQLSQGEAQRASLARAIVKVPALLLADEPTGNLDEEMAAEILELLKDIWTRGTTVLLATHQTGLAAGLKRRTLTLRDGRISKDEG; encoded by the coding sequence ATGATCCGGCTCCACCATGTCGCGAAGCTCTACGAGGTCGGCCCGGCCACCCTGCCGGCCCTCACTGACGTTTCGTTCAGCGTGGGCAAGGGCGAGTTCGTCGTCCTGAGCGGTCCGAGCGGCGCCGGCAAGACCACCCTCCTCCGCCTTCTGTACCGGGACGAGCGTCCCTCCGAGGGCGACATCGAGGTGGCGGGATTCGACGTCGTGAACCTGCGCCGCGCCCAGGTTGCCCTCCTCCGTCGCTCCGTCGGCATCGTCTTCCAGGACGCAAAGCTCCTGGCTGGCCGGACGGTCCTCGAGAACGTGGCCTTCGTCCTGCGGGTGCTGGGCGCTCCCCGCGGGGAGATCACGCCGCGGGCCTTCCAGGCGCTCAAGGCGGTGGGGCTCTCGGCCCGCGCCCAGGCCTACCCCGCCCAGCTCTCGCAGGGGGAGGCGCAGCGCGCCTCGCTGGCCCGCGCGATCGTCAAGGTTCCGGCGCTGCTCCTCGCCGACGAGCCCACCGGCAACCTCGACGAGGAGATGGCCGCCGAGATCCTCGAACTGCTCAAGGACATCTGGACCCGCGGCACCACGGTCCTGCTGGCAACCCACCAGACCGGGCTGGCCGCAGGGCTCAAGCGCCGCACCCTCACCCTCCGCGACGGCCGCATCTCGAAGGACGAGGGTTGA
- a CDS encoding ABC transporter permease: MLAFLVGEAMRDLRRAGRVGLSAVLLITLSLAALGGFWLVSLNLERAVTQWRERLRVVAYLREEPRSEAVAELLRKVQALPGVQHVRYVSRNEALDSLKRTLGAQSSVVDQLPRNPLPASVEVTPDEVTATPDGTRALVQQLVALPEVEEVQGGAEWVESLAQWRRLFQLTGLGVGAVLALAAILTVTTATTLVLYVRRDEMEIMRLVGATERVIRLPLLLQGMAQGLMGAVIALGVLESGYVLLAPRLEPLLKLTLGLSRAVFLSAPEMLLLLGGGAVLGALGGVLAKGRSFA, translated from the coding sequence ATGCTCGCCTTCCTCGTGGGCGAGGCGATGCGCGACCTCCGGAGGGCCGGCCGGGTGGGGCTGTCGGCCGTGCTGCTCATCACGCTCTCGCTGGCGGCGCTGGGCGGCTTCTGGCTGGTCTCCCTCAACCTCGAGCGTGCCGTCACCCAGTGGCGCGAGCGGCTCCGGGTCGTCGCCTACCTTCGCGAGGAGCCCCGGTCCGAGGCCGTGGCGGAGCTGCTTCGCAAGGTCCAGGCCCTGCCGGGCGTCCAGCACGTCCGCTACGTCTCGCGCAACGAGGCGCTCGATTCACTCAAGCGCACCCTCGGGGCCCAGTCGAGCGTGGTGGACCAGCTCCCGCGCAATCCGCTTCCCGCATCTGTGGAGGTGACCCCGGATGAAGTCACGGCGACCCCCGACGGCACCCGCGCGCTGGTCCAGCAGCTCGTCGCCCTGCCGGAGGTGGAGGAGGTGCAGGGCGGCGCCGAGTGGGTGGAGAGCCTGGCCCAGTGGCGCCGGCTCTTCCAGCTGACGGGGCTCGGCGTGGGCGCGGTGCTGGCCCTGGCGGCGATCCTCACCGTGACCACGGCGACGACGCTCGTCCTGTATGTCCGGCGGGACGAGATGGAGATCATGCGTCTGGTGGGCGCCACGGAGCGTGTGATCCGCCTCCCGCTCCTGCTGCAGGGGATGGCGCAGGGGCTCATGGGGGCGGTGATCGCGCTGGGGGTCCTCGAGTCCGGCTATGTGCTGCTGGCACCCCGGCTGGAGCCGCTCCTCAAGCTGACCCTGGGGCTGTCCCGCGCGGTATTCCTCTCGGCCCCCGAGATGCTCCTCCTGCTGGGCGGCGGCGCCGTGCTGGGCGCGCTCGGCGGGGTGCTGGCCAAGGGGCGCTCTTTCGCATGA